From a region of the Alnus glutinosa chromosome 1, dhAlnGlut1.1, whole genome shotgun sequence genome:
- the LOC133864341 gene encoding E3 ubiquitin-protein ligase At3g02290 has product MPCRSLSCCRTWSLMMGSICCCFRIKDPDPGENLDTSSHGNCICPKCFISNLFNKVRLGDSYAEFFSSGQMHALSSSNQEATSSAPNGAPENTESDTVLSSPRNSKCHPESSIKFSLENGGAGDLSDCASPEDEDEDVCPTCLEEYTPENPKIMTHCSHHYHLSCIYEWMERSETCPVCCRVNNFLLLLLS; this is encoded by the exons ATGCCTTGCAGAAGTCTAAGTTGCTGTAGAACTTGGAGCCTTATGATGGGTTCTATTTGTTGTTGCTTTCGTATCAAGGATCCTGATCCTGGAGAAAATTTAGATACATCCAGTCATGGAAACTGCATCTGCCCTAAGTGCTTCATTAGTAACTTATTCAACAAGGTACGTTTAGGGGATTCC TATGCAGAATTCTTCAGCAGTGGCCAAATGCATGCCCTCTCTTCATCCAATCAGGAGGCAACTTCTTCGGCTCCTAATGGGGCACCTGAAAATACAGAATCTGACACTGTTTTATCTTCTCCTAGAAACTCAAAATGTCATCCAGAGTCCTCAATTAAGTTCTCTTTGGAAAATGGGGGAGCTGGAGATCTCTCTGACTGTGCATCAccagaagatgaagatgaagacgtCTGCCCCACATGTCTAGAAG AATACACGCCTGAAAATCCTAAGATTATGACACATTGTTCCCACCACTACCACCTTAGTTGTATATATGAATGGATGGAGAGAAGCGAGACCTGTCCAGTTTGTTGCCGGGTAAACAATTTCTTGCTGCTACTTCTTTCTTAG